The following is a genomic window from Rhodoligotrophos defluvii.
TCGGGTAATTCTCCCACCAACCAAGCACAACGGAAATAACCATGCTCAAGCGCCTGTGGATCGGCGCCCCGGGACTCGTCCTATGGGCGACGGTGGTGGCCACCTTTTGTCTTGGTGGCCTGGATCTGGTCGCGGGGGAAACCCGCGTCTTCAAACACCCGCTTTACCCGCTGCCGCGGGACTGGATCGCGCCTCGATCGGTGATCGTCTTTGCTGCCTGCATCAATGCGTGAGGTTCCCATGACCATCAACCGCGAGACCTTCTTTGCCTATGTGCGCCGGGCACCGTTCGGCGGCAGGCTGACCCAGCAGCAGGTCGACGGGCTCAATGCCATCCTCGCGCATTGGGAAGCCTGGTCTCAGAACAGGGATATCCGCTGGCTGGCCTATATCTTGGCGACGGTACATCACGAGACCGGAGGCAAGTTCGCGCCGGTGCGCGAGGCCTTTGCGGGTAGCGACAAGGCCGCCCGAAAGATCGTGGCCAGGCGAAGCTACGGCAAGGTCGAGGCCGCGGGGCATGTCTATTACGGCCGCGGCCTCATCCAGTTGACCTGGCTCAAGAACTACAAGCGCTTGGGCGATCTGCTCGGGGTCGACCTGGTGAACGCGCCCGACCTGGCGCTCGACCTGGACGTGTCCATTCGCATCTTGTTCGAAGGCATGGGGCAGGGCCTGTTCACCGGCAAGGGCCTGGGGGATTACTTCAACGCCACCACCGATGACCCGATCAGCGCCCGTCGCATCGTCAACGGCACCGACAAGGCTAAGCTAATCGCCGGCTATCACAAGAACTTCCTCGATGCGCTCAGGGCAGCCAAGGTCGCCGTCATCCCGCCGGCCGACGTCTCACCGGCCGCAGCCGAGCCAGATGGCGCGGCGCTGGTGAAGGACGCCACGATTTGGACCGGCCTTGCTTCGGCTGCCGGTGGGCTGCTCACCGGGGTGCTCGGCGCGCTCGATAACCCATGGGCACTCGCCGGCTTCGGCATCGTGGTGATCGCCCTCGTGATCCTCGTCATCGCGCGCAAGGACCTGCGCTACAGGTTCGGAGCCTGAGCGATGTTCACCATGATCACCTGGCTGTTCGGCTGGCTCGCGAGCGGGCCGCTCGACCGGATCCTGTCCTCGATCGACCACAAAGTGGACAACGAGACCGAGCGCGAGCGGATCAAGGGAGAGATCGTTCGTGAATACCTGAAGGCCCAGGCAGCCATCAGCACCGGCCGGGGCTGGTGGTTCCCGCTCCTCTTCCTGGTGCCGGCGGGCCTGTGGTTCGCCGCGGTGTGCGTTTACTCAATCCTCTGGTGCCGGGGCTGCATTTACCCGCAGAGCTGGTCTATCGCTGCGCTGCCCCCGCCGCTGGATGAGTGGATGGGAGCCATCATCGCCTCGCTGTTCATCGGCAAGATAGGCGGGGAACTGGTCGCAAGATTGCGACGCTAGTCGGCGGTTGCACCGCTGCCAGTCAGATGGCGAGATATTCCCTGATCAGATTGCTCTCGGCGATGTCGTCCTTGGTGCCGCCGGCGACGATCCGGCCCTTCTCCAGGATGATGCAGCGATGAGCCATGCCGAACACCATCGGCACGTTCTGCTCGACGATGATGATGGTCATGCCCTCCTCGCGGTTGATCCTGGCCAATGTCTCCGCGATCTGGCGCACAAGCGTGGGCATGATGCCGTCGGAAGGCTCGTCGAGCAGCATGATCTTGGGATCGGTCATCAGGCCGCGGCCGATGGCGAGCATCTGCTGCTCGCCCCCGCTCATGGTGCCGGCGAGCTGGTTCAGGCGCTCGGCCAGGCGCGGGAAATAGCTCAGCACCTCGTCGCGCCGGTCGCGCTTCGCCCGGCCGCCGGCAATGCGCCCCATCTCAAGGTTCTCGCGCACGGTCAGCTTGGGGAACATGCCGCGGCCCTGGACGATGGTCGTGATCCCCCGCCGCGCCCGCTGGTAATCCGGCAGGGCGGTTATGTCTTCCCCATCGAGAACGATCGCGCCCCTGGCGGTGGGGATGGTCCCGGCAAGCGCCCGGATCAGCGTGGTCTTGCCCATGCCGTTACGGCCGAGAACGCCCAGCACCTCCCCCTTTTCCAGGCTGAAGGACAAGTCGCGCAGAACACCGATATTGCCGTACCCCGCGCTGAGCTGCTCAACCGTCAGGCTCACAGGTCCGCTCCCAGATAGACGTCGCGCACCTTCGGGTCATCCGCAATCTCCTCGAAGCTCCCCTCCTTAAGCACCCGGCCGAGATGCAGCACGGTGACCGGCGACTTGAGGTCGCGAATGAACCCGATGTCATGCTCGATGATGATCACCGACAGGTTGCGGTCTTGGGCAAGCTGCCGAACCAGCTGTCCGGTGGCCGCCGTCTCTTCCGCCGTCATTCCCGCGGTAGGCTCATCCAGCAGCAATAGCTCGGATTCGTTGCCGAGCAGCAGCCCGATCTCCAGCCACTGCCGCTGGCCGTGGGAGAGGTGCTTGGCCAGCGTGTCCCTCTGCTCGGTCAGGCGCACGGCCTGCAGAACCTGGTCGACGCGCGCTGCGGTGTCCTGCCGCGAGCGATGAAGCCTGAGGATCGAGAGCTCGACATTTTCCGCCGTGGTGAGATTATTGAACACCATGGGCGTCTGGAACTTCCGGCCGATGCCGATGCTTGCCCGCTGGATCACCGATCGCCGGGTGATGTCGGCGCCCTTGTAGATGATCCGGCCGGCGGAGGGTGCGAGATGGCCGGAGATCATGCTGAGGAACGTCGTCTTGCCAGCGCCGTTGGGCCCGATGATGCAGCGGATCGTGCCGGACTCGATGGCGAAGTCGATGTCGTCATTGGCCACCAGACCGCGGAAATGCTTCGATAGCCCCTCTGTCCGCAAGAGCTCAGCCATCGGCACGCGTCCTGTGGAGGCGGTCGGCGAGGCTCCGTGCGAGGCCGGCAAGGCCTTCCTTGAAGAACAGAATGACCAGGACGAAGATGATGCCCAGCACGAGCTGCCAATATTCGGGCGTGACGCTGCTGAGATAATTGGACAGCGCCGAAACGGCCACACCGCCGAGCAGCGCCCCGAGCAGCGAGGTGCGGCCGCCGATTGCGACCCAGACCACGACCTCGGTCGAGAACAGCACGCCCGCCAGCGAGGGCGATACGAAGTTGGCATGGGTTGCATAGAGCGCGCCGGCGAACCCGGCCAGCGCGCCGGATAGGCTGAAGGCGAGCGTCTTGTAAAATGAGACGCTGTAGCCGAGCGCCATCATCCGGTCTTCGTTCTCGCGGATGCCCACCAGGATCTTGCCGAAGCGCGAGACCGACAGCGCGCGCAGGCCGAAGAAGATGAGCGCCACGATCGGCAGGATAAAATAATAGGCGGCCGCATCCTCATAGAGCGAAATTTCGCCTAAGGGGCCGAAGTTCAAGGACATGCGGTCCACGAACATGCCGTTCCAGCCGCCAGTCAGCTGTGACTGGCTCACTGCCGCCTGTTCGACGATGATCGAGAGGGCGAGCGTCACCAGAACGAAATAGGTGGCACGCACCCCGGCGCTGAACAGGAAATACCCGGCAAGCCCGGCTAGCACCGCGCCGGCGAGCGCGGCGCAGATCAGGCCGAGATACGCGCCTGCGGGGCCGAAACCCGCCTGCATGGCAAGCCCCATGCTGTAGCCGCCGATAGCGAAGAACGCCGCCTGCCCGAAGCTGACGATGCCGCCGAGACCCCAGAGCAGGCCCAGCGACATGGCCAGCACGCCGAACAGCAGATATTGCGGCAGGATGTAAACTGCATAGCCGCCGATCACCGCCGGGACCAGCGCCAGAAGCGCGAACAGGACAGCTGCGAGCTTGATGTCGCCGCTCACCGAACGCCATCCCGCAGCGGTCTTGGCGTGCCGTTCGACCACGGTATCGCTCATCGCTCGCTCATCAGGCCTTGCGGCCGGAACCTGAGGATGACGATGGCCAGGAGGAACACCGCCATCTGCGCCACGACCTGAGACGAGAACAGCGCGATGATGGTTTCCGACCCCCCGATGAAGAAGCTGCCCAAGAGCGTGCCGCTGAGCAGCTGGCCGATGCCGCCGACGATCACCACGAAGAAGGACCGCACCAGGAAGATGTTGCCGATATAGGGGTCGATGCTCAGCATCGGCGCGATGAGCCCGCCGGCAAGGCCGGCCATGAAGGCGCCGAAGCCGAACACGAGCTTGTAGGTCATGGCAATGTTGAGGCCGAGCAGTCCCGCCATCTCCTGGTTTTGAATGAGGGCGCGGATCTTGATCCCCAGGTTCGTCTTGAAGAAGACGAGGGCCGCCCCCGCGAGCAGCGCAAGCGTGAGCACCGCAAT
Proteins encoded in this region:
- a CDS encoding glycoside hydrolase family 19 protein, translating into MTINRETFFAYVRRAPFGGRLTQQQVDGLNAILAHWEAWSQNRDIRWLAYILATVHHETGGKFAPVREAFAGSDKAARKIVARRSYGKVEAAGHVYYGRGLIQLTWLKNYKRLGDLLGVDLVNAPDLALDLDVSIRILFEGMGQGLFTGKGLGDYFNATTDDPISARRIVNGTDKAKLIAGYHKNFLDALRAAKVAVIPPADVSPAAAEPDGAALVKDATIWTGLASAAGGLLTGVLGALDNPWALAGFGIVVIALVILVIARKDLRYRFGA
- a CDS encoding ABC transporter ATP-binding protein translates to MSLTVEQLSAGYGNIGVLRDLSFSLEKGEVLGVLGRNGMGKTTLIRALAGTIPTARGAIVLDGEDITALPDYQRARRGITTIVQGRGMFPKLTVRENLEMGRIAGGRAKRDRRDEVLSYFPRLAERLNQLAGTMSGGEQQMLAIGRGLMTDPKIMLLDEPSDGIMPTLVRQIAETLARINREEGMTIIIVEQNVPMVFGMAHRCIILEKGRIVAGGTKDDIAESNLIREYLAI
- a CDS encoding ATP-binding cassette domain-containing protein — protein: MAELLRTEGLSKHFRGLVANDDIDFAIESGTIRCIIGPNGAGKTTFLSMISGHLAPSAGRIIYKGADITRRSVIQRASIGIGRKFQTPMVFNNLTTAENVELSILRLHRSRQDTAARVDQVLQAVRLTEQRDTLAKHLSHGQRQWLEIGLLLGNESELLLLDEPTAGMTAEETAATGQLVRQLAQDRNLSVIIIEHDIGFIRDLKSPVTVLHLGRVLKEGSFEEIADDPKVRDVYLGADL
- a CDS encoding branched-chain amino acid ABC transporter permease gives rise to the protein MSDTVVERHAKTAAGWRSVSGDIKLAAVLFALLALVPAVIGGYAVYILPQYLLFGVLAMSLGLLWGLGGIVSFGQAAFFAIGGYSMGLAMQAGFGPAGAYLGLICAALAGAVLAGLAGYFLFSAGVRATYFVLVTLALSIIVEQAAVSQSQLTGGWNGMFVDRMSLNFGPLGEISLYEDAAAYYFILPIVALIFFGLRALSVSRFGKILVGIRENEDRMMALGYSVSFYKTLAFSLSGALAGFAGALYATHANFVSPSLAGVLFSTEVVVWVAIGGRTSLLGALLGGVAVSALSNYLSSVTPEYWQLVLGIIFVLVILFFKEGLAGLARSLADRLHRTRADG
- a CDS encoding branched-chain amino acid ABC transporter permease — translated: MQTAISVAIDATLITMVFALAAFGLAIIYGLVGVINLGHGAMLTLGAYFTWAAVNAEVPFFLAVILAGLGVGLIGLLFEHLVIRHFYDRPFDTLLLTWGFFLISTELVKIVFGSSFRNVPSPLPGALDLGFYEVPAYRAFIAVLTLALLAGAALVFFKTNLGIKIRALIQNQEMAGLLGLNIAMTYKLVFGFGAFMAGLAGGLIAPMLSIDPYIGNIFLVRSFFVVIVGGIGQLLSGTLLGSFFIGGSETIIALFSSQVVAQMAVFLLAIVILRFRPQGLMSER